Proteins encoded within one genomic window of Theobroma cacao cultivar B97-61/B2 chromosome 7, Criollo_cocoa_genome_V2, whole genome shotgun sequence:
- the LOC108662739 gene encoding ras-related protein RABA1f-like, which translates to MAAYRADDDYDYLFKVVLIGDSGVGKSNLLSRFTRNEFSLESKSTIGVEFATRSIRVDDKIVKAQIWDTAGQESFKGFCNFERFEEKEVYLGLVYWFGEMGTWNLGFFFLGCLVAGIMWE; encoded by the exons ATGGCGGCATATAGAGCGGATGACGACTATGATTATTTGTTCAAGGTGGTGCTGATCGGGGATTCGGGTGTGGGGAAATCGAACTTGTTGTCGAGATTTACGAGGAACGAGTTTAGCCTTGAATCCAAATCCACAATCGGAGTCGAATTCGCCACCCGAAGCATTCGGGTCGACGATAAGATCGTTAAGGCCCAGATTTGGGACACCGCTGGACAAGAAAG ttttaaggGGTTTTGTAATTTTGAGAGATTTGAGGAAAAGGAGGTGTATCTTGGATTGGTGTATTGGTTTGGTGAAATGGGTACTTGGAAtcttggttttttctttttaggttGTTTGGTTGCTGGGATAATGTGGGAATGA
- the LOC18594103 gene encoding G-type lectin S-receptor-like serine/threonine-protein kinase At4g27290, producing the protein MDILSFISIKITLLSFFTRFSVGIDSFTSSESLSDGRTLVSRDGIFELGFFRPGSSMNRYLGVWYKKIPVRTVVWVANRRNPINDSYGMLLFNSKGNLMLFSRSNGVVWSTNSTKIARKPIVQLLDSGNLVIRDESGDGNSERTLSWQSFDYPTDTILPGMKLGWDLRTGLDRRLTAWKSSDDPSPGDFTVGVELNNYPDFGSWKGTKKYYRTGPWNGLGYSGTPLLRPSLLFQFEFVWNNDEVYFGFHLGNQSAIMRYVLNQTVYQGQGYFWIEGSRSWMLSTFPPTDFCDNFGLCGAYGICDSAEALPCQCLKGFKHKASRYWDSINWSQGCVRNKPLDCQKGDAFIKFGRLKLPDTEHSWVDKSIGLKECRAKCLQNCSCMAYTNTDIRGQGSGCAIWFGDLIDIKQFQDGGQELYIRMSTSEAEPKGQVKMKQAVIPPTVIFLIVGLLLVCYYFHRSRTRMQGENENHGVNSRSNAGQKEDIELELFDLAVLAKATNGFSSDNKLGEGGFGPVYKGTMEDGQQIAVKRLSIRSRQGSDEFKNEVALIAKLQHRNLVKLLGCCIQGEEKMLVYEFMPNKSLNFFIFDRARHELLDWPKRFHIINGVARGLVYLHQDSRLRIIHRDLKTSNILLDSEMNPKISDFGLAKTFGGDQTEGNTNRVVGTYGYMAPEYAIDGQFSVKSDVFSFGVLVLEIISGKKNKGFYNPSHDLNLIGHAWALWKKEKPKELIDSFLQESCSLSEVVRCIHIALLCVQQRPDDRPSMSSAVLMLGSEIALVEPKEPSILMDNKSLETDSSSSNSKLSNNDVTISTLDGR; encoded by the exons ATGGACATTTTATCTTTCATTTCGATCAAAATTACGTTGCTCAGTTTCTTCACCAGATTCTCTGTTGGAATCGACAGCTTTACCTCCTCAGAGTCTTTAAGTGATGGCAGGACCTTGGTTTCCAGAGATGGAATCTTTGAACTGGGTTTCTTCAGACCTGGAAGCTCCATGAATCGTTACTTGGGAGTATGGTACAAGAAAATCCCTGTCCGAACTGTTGTTTGGGTTGCAAACCGGCGCAACCCAATCAATGACTCATATGGTATGCTGTTGTTCAACAGCAAAGGCAATCTTATGCTGTTCAGTCGAAGCAACGGTGTTGTTTGGTCCACAAACTCAACAAAGATAGCTCGAAAGCCAATAGTACAGCTCTTGGATTCTGGAAATCTTGTCATAAGAGATGAAAGTGGTGATGGTAATTCAGAAAGAACTCTTTCGTGGCAAAGCTTTGACTATCCAACTGATACTATTCTACCAGGGATGAAGTTGGGATGGGACTTGAGAACTGGTCTTGATCGCCGTTTGACAGCATGGAAGAGCTCTGATGATCCATCTCCTGGAGACTTCACTGTTGGCGTCGAGCTAAATAATTACCCTGATTTTGGTTCATGGAAGGGTACAAAGAAATACTATCGGACAGGCCCCTGGAATGGCCTCGGATACAGTGGTACACCCTTGCTAAGGCCTAGTCTTCTTTTTCAGTTCGAATTTGTATGGAATAATGACGAGGTGTACTTCGGATTTCACCTCGGCAATCAATCAGCTATCATGAGGTATGTTTTGAACCAAACCGTCTATCAGGGCCAGGGCTACTTTTGGATTGAAGGAAGTAGAAGTTGGATGCTTTCTACTTTTCCACCGACGGATTTCTGTGACAACTTTGGACTCTGTGGTGCATATGGGATTTGTGACAGTGCTGAAGCGCTACCTTGTCAGTGTTTGAAAGGATTCAAGCATAAAGCTTCACGGTATTGGGACTCCATCAACTGGTCTCAAGGATGTGTGCGCAATAAGCCATTAGACTGCCAGAAGGGAGATGCATTTATCAAATTTGGTCGATTGAAACTGCCAGATACAGAACATTCTTGGGTAGACAAAAGCATAGGTCTCAAAGAATGCAGGGCTAAATGTTTACAGAACTGTTCTTGTATGGCCTACACAAACACAGATATAAGAGGACAAGGAAGTGGCTGTGCCATTTGGTTTGGAGATCTGATTGATATCAAACAGTTTCAAGATGGTGGGCAAGAACTATACATTCGAATGTCTACTTCTGAAGCAG AGCCAAAAGGTCAGGTTAAAATGAAGCAAGCAGTCATACCTCCAACTGTCATTTTCTTAATTGTTGGTTTGCTTCTTGTTTGCTATTACTTTCACAGAAGCCGTACAAGAATGCAAG gggaaaatgaaaatcatgGTGTAAATAGCAGGAGCAATGCAGGGCAAAAGGAAGATATAGAACTTGAATTATTCGACCTAGCTGTGTTAGCTAAAGCCACCAATGGCTTCTCATCTGACAACAAGCTGGGAGAAGGTGGTTTTGGGCCTGTTTACAAG GGTACTATGGAAGATGGACAACAAATTGCTGTGAAGAGGCTCTCAATACGCTCAAGACAAGGATCAGATGAGTTCAAAAATGAAGTAGCACTGATCGCCAAACTTCAACATCGGAATCTTGTAAAGCTTCTTGGATGCTGCATCCAAGGAGAGGAGAAAATGCTGGTGTATGAATTTATGCCGAACAAAAGTCtgaatttcttcattttcg ACAGAGCAAGACATGAGCTACTAGATTGGCCAAAGCGTTTTCATATTATCAATGGAGTTGCTCGGGGGCTTGTCTATCTGCATCAAGATTCCAGATTGAGGATCATACACAGAGATCTTAAAACTAGTAATATTCTTCTTGATAGTGAGATGAATCCAAAAATTTCAGACTTTGGCTTGGCTAAAACTTTTGGAGGAGACCAGACAGAGGGGAATACAAATAGAGTGGTTGGAACTTA TGGTTATATGGCACCAGAATACGCTATCGATGGGCAATTCTCAGTAAAATCAGACGTTTTCAGCTTCGGGGTACTGGTGCTGGAGATTATAAGTggcaagaaaaataaagggtTTTACAATCCAAGCCATGACCTCAACCTGAttggacat GCTTGGGCACtgtggaagaaagaaaagccaAAAGAACTGATTGATTCGTTTTTACAAGAGTCATGCTCTCTGTCCGAAGTGGTGAGGTGCATCCACATTGCTCTCTTATGTGTGCAACAACGTCCTGATGATAGACCCAGCATGTCATCCGCGGTTCTTATGCTGGGTAGTGAGATTGCCCTGGTAGAACCCAAGGAACCCAGTATCCTGATGGACAATAAGTCACTAGAAACAGATTCTTCTTCAAGCAATAGTAAATTGTCAAATAATGATGTTACTATCTCAACTTTGGATGGTCGATAG
- the LOC18507089 gene encoding uncharacterized protein LOC18507089 translates to MEKFKASLEEPKTYKRKLDKRMILSLTRPSYLLNLGGLHIRWENRQRLCYLLEKLVKQHNWAEASGVLSLLLKGTSRDRSADLNRLKYWASVRLLKHIEGDNVDVRRIRDIYEIWMSRIRSKTAQVEEQIAVHLEFIIFCLTHGNLGWAHQAALSLMKERHLSSHSMSNLVMGLTFCQLWYSNLTDEVKLRDSNQDYTPQLQSDTSGSKFSNQIVNSEGNNAAYTHDAVTFQYDSETSVMNDKRITPVAISKLHSEVPVQNDVNWPLANLQEEVQPLASYRNSSENEAGLYNDSGYTCDPSVFSALESLESWLMPLKLPHSSENFVYLHRQILNNHYNDAVKYLQLALHSTPHLSAALLPLVQLLLIGGQLNEALSEVEKFCNNSRVPFPFRLRASLLECFYSNDSVMLSTCFEKTLKQDPTCCHSLARLVSMHQNGDYSLESLVEMIALHLEATNPESNTWREFVSCFLKLYQHEEDQLSVCLNGNEGEQIPKLSVNYNKMPKFFTEGKSTKVWRLRCKCWLKRHFAKKMLASEIASGFSELLTYKAACASHLYGQEFDYVVKVYSHLEEQNDRDLLRFLKRHIENSIRLNANIQEKLNKI, encoded by the exons ATGGAGAAATTTAAAGCTAGTTTAGAAGAACCCAAGACCTATAAACGAAAGCTAGACAAAAGGATGATACTATCATTAACACGGCCGTCTTATCTTCTAAATCTGGGAGGACTCCACATTCGATGGGAAAATCGGCAAAGGTTGTGTTATCTTTTGGAGAAACTCGTAAAGCAGCATAATTGGGCTGAGGCAAGTGGGGTATTAAGCTTGTTGCTGAAGGGTACTTCCAGGGATCGATCTGCTGATTTGAATCGCCTCAAGTATTGG GCTTCAGTTAGGCTTCTTAAGCACATAGAGGGAGATAATGTTGATGTTAGAAGGATCAGGGACATCTATGAGATTTGGATGAGCAGGATCAGGTCCAAGACTGCGCAAGTAGAG GAGCAGATTGCAGTTCATTTGGAGTTCATTATTTTCTGCCTGACACATGGGAATCTTGGGTGGGCTCATCAAGCTGCTTTAAG CTTGATGAAAGAACGTCACCTTAGTAGTCACTCAATGTCAAATTTGGTCATGGGCTTGACATTCTGTCAGCTTTGGTATTCCAATCTCACCGACGAGGTTAAGCTGAGAGATTCAAACCAGGATTACACCCCTCAGCTGCAATCAGACACTTCAGGATCAAAATTCAGCAACCAAATTGTTAACTCAGAGGGAAATAATGCGGCTTATACTCATGATGCTGTTACTTTTCAATATGATTCAGAGACATCTGTCATGAATGATAAAAGAATAACTCCGGTGGCTATTAGCAAGCTACACAGTGAAGTTCCTGTGCAGAATGATGTTAATTGGCCTCTTGCAAATCTCCAAGAAGAGGTTCAGCCACTGGCTTCCTACCGGAACTCCTCTGAAAATGAAGCTGGTTTATACAATGATAGTGGCTATACATGTGATCCTTCAGTTTTCTCTGCCCTTG agAGTCTAGAGTCATGGTTGATGCCATTAAAGTTGCCACATTCTAGTGAGAACTTTGTCTATTTGCATAGGCAAATACTTAATAATCATTATAACGATGCTGTGAAGTATCTACAGCTTGCACTTCACTCTACACCCCATTTGTCAGCAGCATTACTTCCTTTAGTGCAG TTGTTGCTGATTGGAGGTCAACTGAATGAGGCCCTAAGTGAAGTCGAAAAGTTCTGTAACAATTCAAGAGTGCCCTTTCCATTTAG ATTAAGGGCCAGTCTTTTAGAGTGTTTTTATTCTAATGATTCTGTCATGCTCTCTACATGTTTTGAGAAGACTTTGAAGCAGGATCCAACATGCTGCCACTCATTGGCAAGGCTTGTCAGCATGCATCAAAATG GGGACTATAGTCTGGAATCCCTTGTGGAGATGATTGCTTTGCATTTGGAAGCTACCAATCCAGAGTCCAATACATGGAGGGAGTTTGTTTCATGCTTCCTCAAACTATATCAGCATGAAGAGGATCAATTGTCAGTATGTCTCAATGGGAATGAAGGTGAACAAATTCCAAAGCTCTCTGTTAACTACAATAAGAtgccaaaattttttactGAGGGAAAATCAACAAAAGTTTGGAGGTTACGCTGCAAATGCTGGTTAAAACGTCACTTTGCCAAGAAGATGCTTGCATCAGAAATTGCTTCAG GGTTCTCGGAGCTTTTAACTTACAAAGCAGCTTGCGCATCCCATTTGTATGGTCAAGAGTTCGACTACGTTGTAAAGGTTTATTCCCATTTAGAGGAACAAAATGATAGGGACCTACTAAGATTCCTAAAAAGGCACATTGAGAATTCTATCAGATTAAATGCGAatattcaagagaaattaaataaGATATAG
- the LOC18594112 gene encoding homogentisate 1,2-dioxygenase, whose protein sequence is MEKPAAETTKGNGLGVFPEDLEYQSGFGNHFSSEAIAGALPRGQNSPLICPFGLYAEQISGTSFTSPRKLNQRSWLYRIKPSVTHEPFWPRDSSHKKLVSEFDGSNTVANPTQLRWKPVDIPDTPTDFIDGLFTICGAGSSFLRHGYAIHMYTANKSMDNCAFCNADGDFLVVPQQGRLWITTECGRLQVSPGEIAVLPQGFRFVVDLPDGPSRGYVAEVFGTHFQLPDLGPIGANGLAASRDFLAPTAWFEEHPRPGFTIVQKFGGELFNARQDFSPFNVVAWHGNYVPYKYDLSKFCPYNTVLVDHGDPSINTVLTAPTDKPGVALLDFVIFPSRWLVAEHTFRPPYYHRNCMSEFMGLIYGGYEAKADGFLPGGASLHSCMTPHGPDTKTYEATIARGNEAGPHKITDTMAFMFESFLMPRTCPWVLESPFRDHDYYQCWVGLKSHFSCEKANGKSNDLAEWTP, encoded by the exons ATGGAGAAGCCAGCGGCGGAGACCACAAAAGGCAACGGTTTGGGGGTTTTTCCCGAAGATTTGGAGTACCAATCGGGATTCGGCAATCATTTCTCGTCGGAGGCGATCGCTGGAGCTTTGCCACGTGGCCAAAACAGTCCTCTTATTTGCCCTTTTGGACTCTACGCTGAGCAGATTTCTGGCACTTCCTTCACTTCTCCTCGTAAGCTTAATCAGCGCAG TTGGTTATATCGAATCAAACCATCGGTTACTCACGAGCCGTTTTGGCCTCGTGACTCAAGTCATAAGAAGCTTGTGAGTGAATTCGACGGGTCCAACACGGTTGCAAACCCTACTCAGCTCCGGTGGAAGCCTGTGGATATTCCCGATACGCCGACGGATTTTATTGATGGTTTGTTCACGATATGTGGAGCTGGCAGCTCATTCCTTCGACATGGATATGCTATTCACAT GTACACTGCCAACAAATCAATGGACAATTGTGCCTTCTGCAATGCAGATGGTGACTTTTTGGTAGTTCCCCAGCAAGGAA GGCTATGGATCACTACTGAATGTGGAAGATTGCAGGTCTCTCCTGGTGAAATTGCTGTTTTGCCTCAAGGCTTTCGCTTTGTTGTAGATTTGCCTGATGGCCCATCGCGTGGTTATGTTGCTGAGGTTTTCGGTACCCATTTTCAACTTCCTGATCTTGGTCCGATAG GTGCTAACGGTCTTGCTGCTTCAAGGGACTTCCTTGCTCCCACAGCCTGGTTTGAGGAGCACCCCCGCCCAGGGTTTACTATTGTACAAAAGTTTGGAGGAGAACTTTTCAATGCAAGACAAGatttttctcctttcaatGTAGTTGCCTGGCATGGTAATTATGTCCCATATAAG TATGATCTTAGCAAGTTCTGCCCTTACAATACTGTTTTAGTTGACCATGGCGATCCTTCAATAAATACTG TTCTGACAGCACCAACTGATAAACCGGGTGTGGCATTgcttgattttgtcattttcccTTCGAGATGGTTGGTTGCTGAACACACATTCCGACCTCCATATTACCATCGTAATTGCATGAGTGAATTTATGGGCCTAATATATGGTGGATATGAG GCAAAAGCTGATGGATTTCTGCCTGGTGGTGCTAGTCTTCACAGCTGCATGACTCCACATGGTCCTGATACCAAGACATATGAG GCTACAATTGCACGAGGAAATGAGGCAGGACCTCACAAGATCACTGATACCATGGCCTTTATGtttgaatcatttttaatGCCTAGAACCTGTCCATGGGTTCTTGAGTCCCCCTTCAGGGATCATGATTATTACCAGTGTTGGGTAGGACTGAAATCCCACTTTTCTTGCGAAAAAGCAAATGGTAAAAGCAATGACTTGGCGGAATGGACTCCATGA